In Spirosoma pollinicola, the genomic window TAAGTTGATGGGTTATTAAGTTATTCGAGGCCGATAGCCTACTTGCGAATGACTTAATAACCCATTATCGCATTAACCAATACCTACTAATCAGGCTGGCCAGGAAAATGGCTTACCAATATGTATGGAATAATCACCTGACTCAATAAGGGGTTTGTCGTCTGTTTTCAGGTTATATAAGTAAATCCAGCAATCGGCTACGGTATCATTGAAGTGTACCGGAATCACCGAGCGAATGTATTCGGTAGGTTGCTCAAACCCATCGCCAACTCCCTCATAATAATCAAGATAGGTCAATATGGCACCTTTTTGATTACTAATCTCAAAGACGGAACCATGCACCCGGGTTTCGCTGTTTTCCTGGTAGATAGCACCGGGGTAACTGCCCATGTCGAACGATTGCCCCGAAAATGAGCCTTCGCCCACATAACGTCCTCGCTGCCGAAGGTACTGAGAGAACGTGTTATCGAAAGGTGGACGAAGCGTTCCGTACACAATCAGGAAGTCAGGATTACGGGTCATTTAATAAAAAAGTAGGGTAACGCGACGAAAGTAGGTGATTTGGCGTTACGTAAGAAATAGGTTGGTGATGAAAAAGACAAAAATCATTCTACTGCTAGCTGCATCGCTGGTGCTGGTTAACGTACCGTTGGAAACGATGGCGTCTAAAAATACGACCGAATCATCCATCTTTGGCCGTAAGCGAAAGGGCTATAAAGCCAAGCGTGGCGGACTGTTTAACACGGGCCTTTTTCGTAAGAAAAATGGCTGTGGCTGCCCGAATCATTAAGCAATTGTTAAGAAATTGTACTTATATCATAGTCAGGCCCTTAGATGGGCCATTTTTCTGTAAATTAGTTGTAAAAATCTGTGTTTCAGCGTAAAATTTTGTACCTTTGCGGCTTGAAACATCTGAACCGCTCCAGTAGCCCGGTAGAATTTATTTGATTTTTCATGATTTTCATGATTGCTTATAAATGGTTCAGACGAATACAATCAAATCATGAAAATCAAACGAATCAGGTAAACCCTGGTTCAAAACCATTTGTATGCAATCAATTCGCAATATAGCAATCATCGCCCACGTTGACCACGGCAAAACGACCCTGGTTGACAAGATTATTCACGCGTCAAAGCTCTTTCGGGACAATCAGGAGTTTGGAGACCTGATCCTGGACAGCAATGACCTCGAACGTGAACGGGGTATTACCATCGTTTCAAAAAACGTATCGGTTCGGTATAAAGACGTTAAAATCAATATCATTGATACCCCAGGCCACAGTGACTTTGGCGGTGAAGTTGAGCGCGTTTTAAAAATGGCCGATGGCGTTTGTCTATTAGTCGATGCCTTTGAAGGTGCCATGCCACAAACCCGTTTTGTGTTAGGCAAAGCGCTTCAGCTAGGCCTGAAACCAATCGTGATCGTTAACAAGGTCGACAAAGAAAACTGTCGTCCCGACGAAGTACACGAACAGGTTTTCGACCTGATGTTCAACCTTGGTGCTACCGAAGATCAGTTAGATTTCCCAACCGTATACGGTTCATCGAAACAAGGCTGGATGGGACCGGATTGGAAAAACCCAACCGACAATATCACTTACCTGCTGGACACGATCGTTGAGCATATTAAGCCAGCACCAATGAACGAAGGTCTGCCACAAATGCAGATCACATCGCTAGACTATTCGGCTTTCGTTGGTCGGATTGCTATTGGCCGTGTACACCGTGGTACGCTGAAAGAAGGCGACAACATGGGCCTCATCAAGTCTGATGGTACGGTTAAGAAAGTGAAAATTAAAGAACTTCAGTCATTCGAAGGTCTCGGTAAGGTTAAAGTTGCCGAAGTTGCCTGTGGTGATATCTGCGCTGTAACTGGTCTGGAAGAATTTGAAATTGGCGACACCCTCACCGATCTTGAAAATCCGGAAGCACTGCCACGTATTTCAGTTGATGAGCCAACGATGAACATGTTGTTCACGATCAACAACTCGCCTTTCTTTGGTAAAGAAGGTAAGTTCGTTACATCGCGGCACTTGCGTGAGCGTCTTTACAAAGAAATTGAAAAGAATCTGGCACTTCGTGTAGAAAACACAGACAGTGAAGATCGCTTCCTGGTGTATGGCCGTGGTATTCTTCACTTGTCGGTTCTGATTGAAACCATGCGCCGTGAAGGATACGAATTGCAGGTTGGTCAGCCACAGGTGTTGTATAAAGAAGACGAGAACGGCCATAAAATGGAGCCTATCGAAACCCTCGTGGTGGACGTACCAGAAGAAACAGCCGGAAAAGTTATTGAATTAGCTACTCAACGCAAAGGCGAACTGCTGATCATGGAACCGAAAGGCGACTTACAGCACCTTGAGTTCGAAATTCCTTCACGTGGTTTGATCGGCCTGCGGTCGAACGTTCTGACCGCTACCTTCGGTGAAGCCGTTATGAGCCACCGGTTCAAGGAATACCAGGAATACAAAGGGCCAATCGCTGAACGGATCAACGGTTCGTTGATTTCGATGACCAGCGGTCAGGCTACGGCTTACTCGATTGATAAACTTCAGGATCGGGGATCATTCTTTGTAGAACCCGGCGATGAAATTTACACGGGGCAGGTAATTGGTGAGCATAACCGTCAGAACGATATCGTTGTGAACGTGCAGACTGCGAAGCAGTTAACGAACATGCGTGCATCCGGTTCGGATACAAACGTTCGGATCGCTCCGAAAATCTCGTTCTCGCTTGAAGAGTCTATGGAGTATATCCAGAAAGATGAATATCTTGAGGTGACACCAAAGTCGATGCGTATTCGCAAGATTTTCCTGGATGAAAATGAGCGGAAACGGAACCAGAGCAAATTTGCAATGGCTTAAGGGATAGCCAGTAAACTATACTATAAAAAGAAACCCGGTCAGACTAGTCTAACCGGGTTTCTTTTTGACAATAAGCTAAG contains:
- the typA gene encoding translational GTPase TypA — protein: MQSIRNIAIIAHVDHGKTTLVDKIIHASKLFRDNQEFGDLILDSNDLERERGITIVSKNVSVRYKDVKINIIDTPGHSDFGGEVERVLKMADGVCLLVDAFEGAMPQTRFVLGKALQLGLKPIVIVNKVDKENCRPDEVHEQVFDLMFNLGATEDQLDFPTVYGSSKQGWMGPDWKNPTDNITYLLDTIVEHIKPAPMNEGLPQMQITSLDYSAFVGRIAIGRVHRGTLKEGDNMGLIKSDGTVKKVKIKELQSFEGLGKVKVAEVACGDICAVTGLEEFEIGDTLTDLENPEALPRISVDEPTMNMLFTINNSPFFGKEGKFVTSRHLRERLYKEIEKNLALRVENTDSEDRFLVYGRGILHLSVLIETMRREGYELQVGQPQVLYKEDENGHKMEPIETLVVDVPEETAGKVIELATQRKGELLIMEPKGDLQHLEFEIPSRGLIGLRSNVLTATFGEAVMSHRFKEYQEYKGPIAERINGSLISMTSGQATAYSIDKLQDRGSFFVEPGDEIYTGQVIGEHNRQNDIVVNVQTAKQLTNMRASGSDTNVRIAPKISFSLEESMEYIQKDEYLEVTPKSMRIRKIFLDENERKRNQSKFAMA
- a CDS encoding gamma-glutamylcyclotransferase family protein, producing the protein MTRNPDFLIVYGTLRPPFDNTFSQYLRQRGRYVGEGSFSGQSFDMGSYPGAIYQENSETRVHGSVFEISNQKGAILTYLDYYEGVGDGFEQPTEYIRSVIPVHFNDTVADCWIYLYNLKTDDKPLIESGDYSIHIGKPFSWPA